In Cytophagales bacterium, the sequence ATTGATAGCCAACGGAGCATCTATAAATTGTTTGGCAGCATCTACTTTTTCCTGGTAAGTAAATTTTGTATCAAAATTTGTAATGCTTTCTCTCAGTTCCTTCTTTGTAAGCGCCTTGGAAAAAATAGAAAACCCCACTTCAGCAAAACCCAGGTTAAAGTGTGTATATTCAAATTCGGGGCCCATCCCAAGGTTGGCAGGATTTATCCCGATTGCCTGGTAATCGGTGGCAAAAGTAGTAGCAACACCTGCTCTCCCTGTGGCAGAGAAGACACTCATTTCGGATTGAGCGGATAATTGGCTGTATATTGTTGCTGTAAGAATAAATAGAATTAGTCTTTTCATAGTTACAAAAGATTAAATTGCCTTAAAACGGCTGCAACTTCTTTATTCTTTTTTGCTAATCTACAAATATACCTGTTTTTTTGTTTGCAATAAACATATAAATAATAATAAAACAAAAAAATAACTTATTTTGCACCCCTTATGAAATTTGGCACAAAAGTAATACATGCCGGTATAGAGCCTGATCCGATCACAGGGGCTATTATGACGCCCATTTATCAGACTGCTACCTACGTTCAATCGTCATTAGGCAAACATAAAGGGTATGAATATTCCAGGACACATAACCCTACAAGGGACGCATTACAAAAAAATATTGCTGCATTGGAAAACGGTAAACATGGCTTATGCTTTGCATCGGGTATGGCAGCCATAGACGCTATATTGAAATTACTTAAGCAAGGTGATGAAGTAATATCAACCAACGACTTGTATGGAGGCACTTACAGGATATTTACTAAAATTTTTGCCGATTATGGCATTAAGTTTCATTTTATCTCCATGTCAGACATTGGCGTTTTAGAAAATCATATCAATAAAAACACAAAATTGGTCTGGATAGAAACGCCAACAAATCCTTTGCTCAATATTGTTGATATTCATAGCGTATCTAAAGTTATAAAGGATCATAAAAACCTTCCGGCAGGCAGGCAGGTATTATTAGCTGTTGACAATACATTTGCCACGCCTTATTTACAAACTCCATTAGACCTGGGCGCTGATATTGTAATGCACTCTGCTACAAAATATTTAGCAGGCCATTCTGACGTGGTCATGGGAAGCATTGTCGTAAATGATGATGCTTTGGCTGAACAATTAGCATTTATACAGAACAGTTGTGGTGCGGTTCCCGGACCTATTGATTGTTTCCTGACATTAAGGGGCATCAAAACCCTGCATATTCGGATGCAGCGCCATTGTGAAAATGCAAAACAGGTTGCCGAATATCTGAAAAATCACTCCAAAACGGATAAAATTTTCTGGCCAGGTTTCACAACACATGAAAACCATTTAATAGCTAAAAAACAAATGAATGATTTTGGAGGGATGGTGTCATTTACGCTTAAGGGTGATAAATTGGAAGACTCAGCCAAGGTAATGGAGCGATTTAAAGTATTTTTACTAGCCGAATCGCTCGGTGGCATAGAATCATTGTGCGGGCACCCTGCTACCATGACCCACGCCAGTATTCCCAAGGAAGAAAGGGAAAAAGCAGGTTTAAAAGATTCGTTGATCAGGTTAAGTGTAGGGATTGAGGATATTGATGATCTGGTTGCAGATCTGGAGCAAGCTTTAGGATGAACTAATCACTATTTTAGTTGATATTGCGGGTCCGCGCATATGTTTCGTTGCGGTTTAAGAACTACGTCCCCGTCTCCGAAACCAACCGATTATTGAAAGCACTAAGGTATGAATATTCTCGTCAACCGCAATGAAATATATGCGCTGTTATGCACTTTTAAAAAAATTTTATTCTATTACCAATTTCCCTGTCCCAATAATTTCTTTTTCATTTTCAATTTTATAGAGATACATTCCACGTGGTAATGGTTCGCCTCGAAATTCTAATTTCCCGGAGGTTATATTATTAAACTGTTTTACTTCTCTACCGATAAGGTCATAAATGAATAGAGAAAGTTTTGTCTGATAAGTTATGTCAGTGCAGTAATAGTTAAGATAGGTATTGTAACCGTAAGGATTAGGATATATTTTGCAATTATTGTCAGATATTTCAATAATTCCAGAAGTACCTGATAAGCCAATTTTTGCTAAAAAAGCATAATTGCTATTTAAATGTTTAGGAAGTATGGTGTTTCCAAAAGATGATGAGTCGTTATACCAACCAGTTACGTATATGGCACCAAAATCATCTACTGAAATAAAATATGCTTGAGTATTATTGCCTTTGGCAGTTTGCACCCAATCAAAATTACCGGATGTATCATAGCTTGCTACAAACAGATTAGTCAGCCCACTGGAAGAAATAGTATTATTGCCAAAATTAGCAGTACCTTGATAAAACCCTACTATAATAATGGAGCCATTATTATCAAAGGCAATACTCCCATAGTTGTAATCTCCATCCGCTGCAGTCCCACCCGCATTTTTCACCCATATGCAATTTCCATTTGAGTCATATTTTGCAATAAAAATATCTGTTGAGCCATATGAAATAACGTAATTGTTTCCGAATGTTACACTGTCTCTGAAAATGCCAGTCAAGTAACTATTCCCCACCCCATCAGTAACAATTCCAGTAGCCCATTCAGAATTACTACTGCCAGCTGTAACATTCCATATACAATTACCAATTGAATCTAATTTTACTATATCAATATCATATTGCCCGCTAATATTTGTTGGCGTATTGCAAAAACTTCCACCAGAACCTGATGCCCATACTCTTACAATTAAATAAATATTGCCTGAATTATCAAAACTTAAATCATTAACTATGCCATCTAGTCCTCCTCTTATAGCCCATAAACAATTTCCTGTCTGAGTAAGTTTTGCAACAAATCCTTGTCCTCCGGGTGAAGTTTCAGAGATAGGAGTATTTAGGAATGTACTATCAGAAGAACTTAATCTACCAGTAATGAAAACATTTCCATTATTGTCAATGGTTATGCTACGACTTTGGTCGGTAACATTGTTACTTCCTTCTTGTAATACCCATAATAGATTTCCACTGGTATCATATTTAGCAATGAAAATATCAGTCCCGCCTGCTGATATGAGAGTGTCAGTTCCAAAAAATGCAGTGTCTTCAAAGGTGCCTGTTACAAATATATTTCCGGAATTGTCTGCAGCAATTGCTTTTCCGATGACTTTGAAGTCCCCCCCCTCATTTATAGCCCATATACAAGTGCCTGAAGAATCATATTTTGCAATGAACATATCTTCAACCCCGATTGCTGTTATTGAAATATTTCCAAAATCTGCATTTCCTTGAAAACGTCCTGTTATATATATATTTCCCGCGTCATCATTACATACAGCATTACTAAAACTGTAATTACTGCTCAGAACAGGCTTTGCCCATTTCCAATTCTGGGAGAAGATATAATTACTTGTACTTGTCAAAAGTGACAATAGTACGATTGTTGAACGGATTATCTTTTTTGTTTTCATATTGTCATCCCTCCTTTTTTGGTTTTGTTAAATTCAGATTAAGATTTGTTTGCAATTTAAATTTTTTTTAATTGTGCATAACATAACTGCATGGTTGCATAGGTTAATTCATGCGTTCATGTAACCATGCAATCCGATCAGTTGTTCATAAAATGTAGGTTCAGATTTTGATTTTAGAATTGTTAGTTAATCATACCAAATCAGGTGTTCATCCTTCATATATCGTGGTTGTTTATATTGTTGTTTTTGATAGGCTGGCATCTCCAACTCTTGTTTTTTCGCTAATTTTCTCAACATTTTTTGCCTGTATTTCTCTCGCTTAGTGTATGAATTTTGCACTGTACCACCCCGATAGATCTGGGCATAGTACATATCGTGATAGTAATCGCCTTTCGTACTTCTTCGTCTCACTATGATATCTCCTTCCCAGGCGTTGATCTTTTTAGAGATGTTCCTCGCATGTTTATCCCTGTCTTTGAGGGTTTTAACTAAGATATCGCCACTATAATTTGCGGTTTTTCTTGCATCTTCTTTCCACTGCTTCTCTCTTTTATATAGTACACTTACAGAAATATCTCCCGTATAATTAGCAGATCTGCTTGCCTCCTTCCTGTCGTTATTCCTTTTCACAATGATATCACCTTCGTATGATGCATAAGCTTTGGAAGCGCCTTGATCTGATCTTCTTTTTACAATAATATCTCCGGAATAAGTATTTATCTTCTGCCGTTCAGATTTACTAAGATCCCAGTTCCTTACCAGCAGATTACCAGAGGAATTAAGCTTGTTCAGATCACCCTTTTTATTATCTCTTCTAACCAATATATCACCTGAAGAATTTAAATCTTTGTTTACAGACTTTGTGTTATCATTCTTAACCAGGATATTACCTGCAAAATTTATATTCTGTGATCTACTTTTAGTATTATCCTTTCTAACCAGAACATTACCGGAACTATTGATATCTTGTGATCTACTTTTTGTATTATCCTTTCGAACCACAACATTACCGGAACTATTGATATCTTGTGATCTACTTTTTGTATTATCCTTTCGAACCATAACATTCCCGGGGCTATTGATATTGTGTGACTTAGACTTTGTATTATCCTTTCGAACTGCCATATTACCGGAGGAATTTATCTTTTGCGGTTTGGATTGTTGGTTATCTTTTCTAACTGCGAGGTTACCCTTGTAATTTGAATTCTGAGGTCGAGCGCTGTAATTTTTTACTTTTTGAGACCCTGAAAAATCACCTTGTTTTTTTAGATTTGATTTGGAGTTATCTTTTTTTACAGTATAATTACTTATTTTTTGGACTTTGGCATCGGGTTTACCTTTATTTTTATATTCAAATTGATCGCCTGTATATTTTGAAACCTGTACAAAGGTAACATTATTCCGTTTTTTAACGTTGAAATCTCCTGAAGGCTTATTGAGCTTTTTAGATTCTTTTTTGTTTTTCTTTTTCGAAGATCTATTCCTGGAATTCTGCTTAATTTTTCCTATAAGCGCACCAAGGTGGTCGGTATCCTTTTCATCCTGGGCTTGTAATTTGTTATTTTGCTCAAATGAAAGGGATATAATGCAGCAAAAAATTATAGATACAGATAAAATCCTTAAGAAGATTGTGTTCATGTGTTCAAGTGTTCGTGTTGCGAGCGCAGTGAAGCAATCTCTTTCAAATAGAGAGATTGCCACGCCTTCGGCTCGCAACGTGAACACGTTTTCATTGATGATACTGACGTTTAATCTTTACAGGATGTTTAAGTTTGATAGTTTGATTAACCCTTTTATTTTGCTCATTATTACCCTTACCACTTTTTCCTGTGTCTGTTTTCAGATCCTTATAGGCATTAATATCCTTCCCGGATGGGGAAGTAGAGCAATATTTATTACATGAAACAAGAATGGATAAACATAATAAAATGCTAAATAATATAGTTATAGATTTTCTCATATAATTTTGTAATGTTAAATATAGATTCTACTTATAATTTTTCCTCGGGTCTTTGTATTTCTTCTTTTTCCCACCTTTTTCCCTCTTACTCTTTTCCACTAATCCCTGTTCATTTTTTTTTATTTTCTTTCCTGCAATAGGTATGCCATCCTCATTAAATTGATCTAAAGTTGTTGTAACACCTGAAGAACGATAAGCCGGGCAGTGTACTTTGTCTTTACAGGAAAACATTAAAACAAAAATTGTGAATAATGCTGTTGTGTAAAGTGTGAATTTTTTCACGATTATAATATTTTAATAAATATTGTAAAGATAATAAAAATTTTCAACATTTAATACTCTAATAACGATTTTATTTTTTCTTTTATTCTTTTTTTCGGCAAAAAATTCTCTTCAAGCGGGGGCGAAAAAGGGACAGCCGTATCAAGGCTCCCTTCTCTCATCACAGGTGCGTCAAGGTGTTCAAAGCAGTTTTCGGTGATCCAGGCAACAATATCTCCGCTTATGCTTCCGGTCAGGCAATCTTCATGGACGAATAATATTTTGCCTGTTTTTTTAACGGTTTGCGCTACAGCTTCTTTATCCCAGGGTAAAAGCGTTCTTAAGTCTAATATGTCAGCGGAAACATTTGGGAATTCGGCTACTATTTCTTTAGCCCAATGCGTACCCATCCCATAAGTGATGATGGAGAGATCTTCCCCTTCTGAAACCAATTTTGCTTTGCCAATGGGTAAAGTATAGTAATCATCTGGTATTTGTTCTGAAACAGACCTGTAAAGCGCCTTATGTTCAAAATAAATAACAGGGTTGGGGTCTTCTATTGCAGCATTTAATAATCCTTTTGCATCGTAAGGAACTGATGGATACACCACTTTTAAACCCGGGGTGTGGAAAAACCATGCTTCATTGGATTGGGAATGGAAAGGACCGGCAGAAACGCCAGCTCCTGCAGGCATTCTCACAACCACATCAGCATTTTGCCCCCAGCGATAATGTACTTTTGCCAGATTGTTGATGATCTGGTTAAAACCACAGGTCACAAAGTCGGCAAATTGCATTTCTATGATAGATTTGTAACCTGCAATTGACAATCCCAGCCCTGCACCGATGATGGCTGATTCGCACAGGGGCGTGTTTCTGATCCTGTCTTTTCCGAAC encodes:
- a CDS encoding PLP-dependent transferase, yielding MKFGTKVIHAGIEPDPITGAIMTPIYQTATYVQSSLGKHKGYEYSRTHNPTRDALQKNIAALENGKHGLCFASGMAAIDAILKLLKQGDEVISTNDLYGGTYRIFTKIFADYGIKFHFISMSDIGVLENHINKNTKLVWIETPTNPLLNIVDIHSVSKVIKDHKNLPAGRQVLLAVDNTFATPYLQTPLDLGADIVMHSATKYLAGHSDVVMGSIVVNDDALAEQLAFIQNSCGAVPGPIDCFLTLRGIKTLHIRMQRHCENAKQVAEYLKNHSKTDKIFWPGFTTHENHLIAKKQMNDFGGMVSFTLKGDKLEDSAKVMERFKVFLLAESLGGIESLCGHPATMTHASIPKEEREKAGLKDSLIRLSVGIEDIDDLVADLEQALG
- a CDS encoding T9SS type A sorting domain-containing protein, which encodes MKTKKIIRSTIVLLSLLTSTSNYIFSQNWKWAKPVLSSNYSFSNAVCNDDAGNIYITGRFQGNADFGNISITAIGVEDMFIAKYDSSGTCIWAINEGGDFKVIGKAIAADNSGNIFVTGTFEDTAFFGTDTLISAGGTDIFIAKYDTSGNLLWVLQEGSNNVTDQSRSITIDNNGNVFITGRLSSSDSTFLNTPISETSPGGQGFVAKLTQTGNCLWAIRGGLDGIVNDLSFDNSGNIYLIVRVWASGSGGSFCNTPTNISGQYDIDIVKLDSIGNCIWNVTAGSSNSEWATGIVTDGVGNSYLTGIFRDSVTFGNNYVISYGSTDIFIAKYDSNGNCIWVKNAGGTAADGDYNYGSIAFDNNGSIIIVGFYQGTANFGNNTISSSGLTNLFVASYDTSGNFDWVQTAKGNNTQAYFISVDDFGAIYVTGWYNDSSSFGNTILPKHLNSNYAFLAKIGLSGTSGIIEISDNNCKIYPNPYGYNTYLNYYCTDITYQTKLSLFIYDLIGREVKQFNNITSGKLEFRGEPLPRGMYLYKIENEKEIIGTGKLVIE